Proteins from a genomic interval of Streptomyces sp. Tu6071:
- a CDS encoding ATP-binding protein has product MPVTAHHPRRAGRPGRLPRAAPPLLLLALTAVGAMAATTAAPPAAQVWTGTTAAVCWLLLALATTWATLLVRVHRRRAERAEQARTDAREALSGHTAEIARLVRVLLPDLGARLAEGEDPTRALDALSLPSDPSLRAALHSVATALGSAHTAARDAHALSVEAARHAERLDQDIETFAHETVPLVVARFAELRNHGDALHRVPLPEDERLRAALDEFAWSAHYGMRRAKVAYGMVRHSLTRVQARNATVLHRLQDMQFRYGQEAFKDLFFLDETASRLALAADRIAWMVGGRGSRIWTRPIVMYRILRGAIGKIEAYRRVVLHCDTELSIVGRSAEAIMHLLAELIDNSTQFSPPTAEVHVYAEERPAGIVVTIEDSGMKIPWAMREYVEDCLAGKVLDLADFKNHHYGFNVVGMIAQRFEIEVSIRPSSRGGTGFVVLLPSAHISERNPQHPALVVEQKLPEITAPVAPPLDRDLPPAEALAKHRAWVKAHKEERARAAAEAGTPLPPPGPPSELERLTAPWLAQPAPAPEEHRGEAPEQEPRGRRRRAPYLPEGADPYDSEPPGGYEEVTGRDPFRDGPAPEATDAASAGEAPTSGTGGTDSYGTGTEPGGTGAPARPAEPHALAGSGAPAGSSAPAGSGIPPGTPARTGAPAQDAPPPLPTRGPGSHGPLPSPRHQSGAVGPYSRDLPEEPDSEDPVPGFMERERFRTDPDSARARFFGDDSGELFFDPLQGLGPLVSTENGLPVRPPGRTMAAVDQMIAELLAGEPPAPAPQQDVGRSFGGFDRAMRAGRAAREAATTEQALASEQTVATEQAIATEQAAPPTTPDPAAPPGPAPAEGPRPHGDPPPGPTPPPTPLPERETP; this is encoded by the coding sequence GCTGCCCCGGGCGGCGCCCCCCCTGCTCCTGCTCGCCCTCACCGCTGTCGGTGCCATGGCCGCGACGACCGCCGCGCCCCCGGCCGCCCAGGTCTGGACGGGTACGACCGCGGCGGTCTGCTGGCTGCTCCTCGCCCTCGCCACCACGTGGGCCACCCTGCTCGTCCGGGTGCACCGGCGCCGCGCGGAGCGCGCCGAACAGGCCCGTACCGACGCCCGCGAGGCGCTCTCCGGGCACACGGCGGAGATCGCCCGGCTCGTCCGCGTCCTCCTGCCCGACCTCGGCGCGAGGCTCGCCGAGGGCGAGGACCCGACGCGCGCGCTCGACGCGCTCTCGCTCCCGTCCGATCCCTCACTGCGGGCGGCCCTCCACTCCGTCGCGACCGCGCTCGGCTCCGCGCACACGGCGGCGCGCGACGCCCACGCCCTGAGCGTCGAGGCCGCGCGGCACGCCGAGCGCCTGGACCAGGACATCGAGACCTTCGCGCACGAGACAGTGCCGCTCGTCGTCGCCCGCTTCGCCGAACTGCGCAACCACGGCGACGCCTTGCACCGCGTCCCGCTCCCCGAGGACGAGCGGCTGCGCGCCGCGCTCGACGAGTTCGCGTGGTCCGCGCACTACGGCATGCGGCGCGCCAAGGTCGCCTACGGCATGGTCAGGCACAGCCTCACCCGCGTGCAGGCGCGCAACGCCACCGTGCTGCACCGCCTCCAGGACATGCAGTTCCGGTACGGGCAGGAGGCGTTCAAGGACCTCTTCTTCCTCGACGAGACCGCCTCGCGACTCGCCCTCGCCGCCGACCGCATCGCCTGGATGGTCGGCGGCCGGGGCAGCCGGATCTGGACCCGGCCCATCGTCATGTACCGCATCCTGCGCGGCGCGATCGGCAAGATCGAGGCGTACCGCAGGGTCGTGCTGCACTGCGACACCGAATTGTCGATCGTCGGCCGCTCGGCCGAGGCGATCATGCACCTGCTCGCCGAACTCATCGACAACTCGACCCAGTTCTCGCCGCCCACCGCCGAGGTGCACGTCTACGCCGAGGAGCGTCCCGCGGGCATCGTCGTGACGATCGAGGACAGCGGCATGAAGATCCCCTGGGCGATGCGCGAGTACGTCGAGGACTGTCTCGCGGGCAAGGTGCTCGATCTCGCGGACTTCAAGAACCACCACTACGGCTTCAACGTCGTCGGCATGATCGCCCAGCGCTTCGAGATCGAGGTCAGCATCCGGCCCTCCTCACGCGGCGGTACGGGCTTCGTCGTCCTGCTCCCCTCCGCGCACATCTCCGAGCGCAACCCCCAGCACCCCGCGCTCGTCGTCGAGCAGAAGCTCCCCGAGATCACCGCGCCCGTCGCCCCGCCGCTCGACCGCGACCTACCGCCCGCCGAGGCCCTCGCCAAGCACCGGGCATGGGTCAAGGCCCACAAGGAGGAGCGCGCCCGCGCCGCCGCCGAGGCGGGCACCCCGCTGCCCCCGCCCGGACCGCCCTCCGAGCTGGAGCGCCTGACGGCTCCCTGGCTCGCCCAGCCCGCGCCCGCCCCCGAGGAGCACCGGGGCGAAGCCCCCGAGCAGGAGCCGCGAGGCCGCCGGAGGCGGGCACCGTACCTGCCCGAGGGCGCGGACCCGTACGACAGCGAACCGCCGGGCGGATACGAGGAGGTGACGGGGAGGGACCCGTTCCGCGACGGACCGGCCCCGGAAGCGACGGACGCCGCCTCGGCGGGGGAAGCGCCGACGAGCGGTACGGGCGGCACCGACTCGTACGGGACGGGGACGGAGCCGGGGGGTACGGGGGCGCCCGCGCGTCCCGCCGAGCCCCACGCCCTTGCCGGGTCCGGCGCGCCCGCCGGGTCCAGCGCCCCCGCCGGTTCCGGCATCCCTCCCGGCACCCCCGCCCGGACCGGCGCCCCCGCGCAGGACGCCCCGCCCCCGCTCCCCACCCGTGGCCCCGGCTCGCACGGGCCGCTCCCCTCGCCGCGTCACCAGTCCGGCGCCGTGGGCCCGTACTCCCGGGACCTGCCGGAGGAGCCCGACAGCGAGGACCCGGTGCCCGGCTTCATGGAACGCGAGCGCTTCCGCACCGACCCCGACTCGGCGCGGGCGCGCTTCTTCGGGGACGACAGCGGCGAGTTGTTCTTCGACCCTTTGCAGGGGCTCGGGCCGCTCGTCTCCACGGAGAACGGTCTCCCCGTGCGCCCGCCGGGCCGGACGATGGCCGCCGTGGACCAGATGATCGCCGAACTCCTCGCTGGGGAGCCCCCCGCGCCCGCCCCGCAGCAGGACGTGGGCCGCAGCTTCGGCGGCTTCGACCGCGCGATGCGCGCGGGCCGCGCCGCCCGCGAAGCGGCCACGACCGAACA